The Hymenobacter oligotrophus genome segment GGGGCTTTGCTGTCGAGCCATGTATCTGTTTGTCCGTACGTGGGTTGCTGTCCCGTCTTGCTTTGTTCTGAGCGCCATTGTTCTAGCGCTGCCACTGGCACGGAGCCTGCGAGTCGGAAGGTAACAAACACGGTTTCGTTGGGCGGGAGGATATGCGGTAGGTTGCGCCGATAGTGCGTTAAGGACATAAAAGGGTAGTTAGTGGCGCGGAGTGGTACTCTGCGTGGCGCCAACAGCGCCAATAAAGGCTCTGGTACGTTTGAGTCTGGTACCGAATGGCGGCTTTTGGCCGCCCGCGGAGTACCACTCCGCGCCACAGCTCTGGCTGCTAATCCAGCACCGAGCCTACGGTGCGCAGCTTCAGCTCTGTTTCCTGCCACTCGCGGCTGGGGTCCGATTCGGCCGTGAGGCCCGTGCCGGCGTACAGAATGGCCTCGGTGGGGCGTAACTGCATGCAGCGCAGATTCACGAACAAGCGCGAAATGCCCGGCGTAGGCAGGTTCACCGGACCTAGGAAGCCGCTGTAGTAGGTGCGGTCGTAGCCCTCGTGGCGTTGTAAAAAGCTGAGTGCCGCCTCGCGGGGCATGCCGCCCACGGCCGAGGTGGGGTGCAGCAGGCGCAGCATGTCCGTACCCAGGGTCGGAAAGCGGTTGCGCTTCAGATCGACGCGGAAATCGGTGCGCAGGTGCAGCAAGTTGCCGGCGGCCACGGTGCGCGGTCCGGTTTCGTCGTAGTCGCGCAAGCGCAATTGCTTAAAGCAATTCACGATGTAGCGCGCCACCAGGGCTTGCTCCTCAATATCCTTCTGGCGCCACACGGCCGTTTGAGCCGTCATTTCCTCCGTAATAGGCTGCGTGCCCGCTAAAGCCATGGTGCGGAACTCCGCGCCGTCGATTTCTACCAGAATTTCGGGCGTGGCGCCCAGCCAAGTGCCCGCTTGCGGCGCACTTACCAGCGACACAAACGCCCGAGGGTGCTGGCGGCACAACGCATCGAAAGCACCTAGGGCATCGAAGCCAGTAGGCAGCGGCCGGCGGGCAGCCCGGCTCGATACGACTTTCGTGACTTCGCCCGCCCGAATGGCCGCCACGCCCCGCGCCACCAATGCTTCGTAGGCTTCGCGGTCGGTGGTGTGGGGGAAGGGTTGCGGGCTCACGTGCCACGGCAACTCCTCCGGCGCAGTGGTGTCGTGCAGCACGCGTTGTACGGCAGCGGCCGCTTCGGCCGGCAGGCCATGCGAAAGCGTAAGTTGCTGGCCGGCCGAGAGGTCGAGCACGGCATCGGCGGGCAACAGCAAGGCCTCGGCCGTGTCGCTGTCCTGAAAAGGGTAAAAGGCAAAACCGGCCTGCGCCGAGGGCTCGAGCGAAGGCGGCAAGCCCGATAAGTGCAGAGGGCGCAGGCTGAGCAACAGCACCGGCGCCGTGGCATTGGGCAAGCGCCACAAAGCCACCGAGCCGCCGTGGCGCAAGGCCAGGGCAATCAGCCGCCGCACGGTGGCGTGCGCAACGGTTTCGGCTACCGCGTGGCTGCTCACGATTGCGGCGCTTTAGCGGCCGGCAAGTCAATCACGGCCATGGTAATGCGGCTGATGCACACCAGGGCGTCGGTTTCTTCGTGCCGAATCCGGATTTCCCACACCTGCGTGGAGCGCCCCACATGAATGGCTTCGGCGCGGCCCACCACGTAGCCCGAGCGCACCCCTTTCAGATGGTTGGCGTTGATTTCTAACCCCACGCAAGCCTGCCGCGTACGGTCTACTTGCAGCACTGCCCCAATACTGCCCAGCGTTTCGGCCAAGGCCACCGAGGCGCCGCCGTGGAGCAGCCCCATCGGCTGATGCGTGCGGTGATCCACGGGCATCCGGCCTTCAATCATTCGCTCGCCCACAGCCGTGAGCTCAATGCCCAAGGTTTCGCCCATGGTGTTGCGGCACCACGCGTTGAGTTCGGCAAGGGTAGGGAAGGAGGCAGGCAGCATCGCGTATCAGCAAAAAATGTTCGGCGGCCCGCAAAGCAGTACTTTCGGGCCCTTATTCAACAAAACTACGCCCCGAAACTGCGTGGTCAAGAAAATCTATCTCATTCGCCACGGCCAGACGTACTTCAACGTGCGCGGCATTGTGCAGGGCAGCGGCGTCGATGCTCCCCTCAACGAGCAAGGCGTGGCCCAGGCCGCCCAGTTTTACAACGCCTACCAGCATGTGCCCTTCGATCGGGTGTACATCTCTACGCTGATGCGCACCCGCCAATCGGTGCAGCCCTTCCTGGATGCCGGCCTGCCCCACGAGCAGCACCGCGCCCTCGACGAAATCAGCTGGGGCAACCGCGAGGGCACGCGTATCACGCCCGAAGAAGACATCGAGTACCACGGCATCCTGAAAGCCTGGCAGCGCGGCGAAACGCACCTGTCGTTTGTGGGCGGCGAAAGCCCCGATCAGGTGGCCGCCCGCCAACGCCCCTTTATTGAGGAGGTACTACGCGGCCGCCCCCACGAAGAAACCATTTTGGTGTGCATGCACGGCCGGGCCATGCGCGTGCTGCTGTGCCAGCTGCTCAACTACCCGCTCAGCGCCATGGATTTGTTTGACCACCGCAACCTGTGCTTGTATCAAGTGCATTTCACGGGCTCCATGTTCAGCGTACGCTCGTATATGGATACCCAGCATTTGGGCTGATAACGATTGCATAACTTCTGGTTTGTGCCCGCAAGAAATACGGTCTATTTTTGGCGGCTTGAACCCAACTGACGACTTGAAATGGCCGAAATCATAAAAATGCCCAAGATGAGCGACACGATGACCGAAGGGGTCATTGCGGCGTGGCTCAAAAAGGTGGGCGACAAGGTAAAGTCTGGCGATATCCTGGCTGAGGTAGAAACCGATAAGGCTACCATGGAGCTGGAGAACTACGAAGACGGCACCTTGCTCTATATCGGTCCGAAAGAGAAAGAAGCCGTGCCGGTTGATGGCGTACTCGCCATTGTAGGCAAAGAAGGCGAAGATATTTCTGGCTTGCTTAGCCAAATTGGCGGCAACGGCGGAGCGGCTGCACAGCCTGCCCCGGCACCTGCTCCGGCTCCGGCCGCTGCTCCGGCGCCCGCACCTGCCCCCGCGCCGCAAGCCGCCGCCCCGGCAGCCGCTGCCACCGCTACGGCTAAGCCCGCCGCCGGCAACGGCAAAAAGGCTACAGTGGTGCGCATGCCCAAAATGAGCGACACCATGACCGAGGGCGTAATTGCCTCGTGGCTCAAGAAGGTGGGCGACAAAGTAAAATCGGGCGACATTCTGGCCGAAGTGGAAACCGACAAGGCCACCATGGAGCTGGAGAACTACGAAGACGGCACGCTGCTGTACATCGGCCCGAAGGATGGCGAATCGGTACCAGTCGACGGGGTGCTGGCCATCATCGGCGAAGAAGGTGCCGACGTTGACGCGCTCCTAGGTGGTGGTTCGGGCGGCAGCCAGCAGCAAGGCTTTACGCCTTCAGCCGCCGGCGAAGCCGAGCAGGACGACGTTCGCGCCAACTCGGAACTGGAGGAAGCCAAAACCGACCGCGACATCCAGGCCCGCGCCGAGGCTACTGGCCAATCGTCGGGTGGTGCTGCCGTGCCGGCTGGCTCGCAAGGCCAAGCAACCTCGCAGGGCACGCCCCAGGGTGGCCGCTTGTTCGTGTCGCCGCTGGCCAAGCGCATTGCGCAGGAGAAAGGCATCGACCTTAGCACTGTGAAGGGCTCGGGCGAAAACGGCCGCATCGTTTCGCGCGACCTCGAGAACGTGCAGCCCGGCGCGCAGCCTCAGGCTGCTCCGGCTCCGCAAGCCGTTGCCGCCCCGGCCCCCGCTGCGCAAGCGGCTCCGGCCCCGGCTGCTGCACCTGCGCCGGCGGCTCCCGCCGCTGCCGAAGGCACCTACACCGAAACGCAGGTGTCGCAGATGCGCAAGGTTATTGCCCGCCGCCTTGCCGAAAGCAAGTTCTCGGCGCCGCACTTCTACCTCACGATGGAAATTTCGATGGACAAAGCCATCGAAGCCCGTCAGCGCCTCAACGAACTGTCGCCGGTGAAGCTGTCGTTCAACGACATGGTTATCAAGGCTTCGGCTGTAGCCCTGAAGCAGCACCCGACCATCAACTCGTCGTGGCTCGGCGACAAGATTCGCCAGAACAAGGTGTACAACATTGGGGTGGCCGTAGCCGTGGAAGAAGGCCTGTTGGTGCCTGTAATCCGCAACGCTGATCAGAAAGGCCTCTCGCAAATTGCCGCTGAGGTGAAAGACCTGGCCGGCAAAGCCAAGAGCAAAAAGCTGCAGCCCTCGGAGTGGGAAGGCAACACCTTCACCATCTCGAACCTAGGCATGTTTGGCATCGAGGAGTTCACGGCCATCATCAATCCGCCCGATGCGTGCATTCTGGCCGTGGGTGGCATCAAACAAACGCCGGTGGTAAAAGATGGTCAGATCGTGGTGGGCAACATCATGAAAGTGACCCTCTCGTGCGACCACCGCGTGGTTGACGGTGCCAGCGGCGCCGCCTTCCTGCAGACGCTGAAAAGCCTGCTGGAAGACCCCATGCGCATGCTGATTTGATTGAATGGACAATGAGCGATGAGCAATGAGCAATGGTCGTGCGGCCAAGCTCATTGCTCATCGCCGTTTGATTCAGGTCAATTGTTCATTGCTCATTGTTAATTGATCATTGAAATGAGAATTCGCTCAACTACCGTCCTAGGTGTTCGGCACAACGGCGAAATAGCCGTGGGGGCCGATGGCCAGGCCACCATGGATAAGCACGTAGCCAAGAACAACGTCCGCAAGATTCGGCAACTGCACGGCGGCAAAGTCGTGACGGGGTTTGCCGGCTCTACGGCCGATGCCTTTACGCTGCTGGAACGCTTTGAGGAGAAGCTGGGCCAATTCGGCCAGAACCTAAAGCGCGCGGCCATTGAGCTAGCCAAGGACTGGCGCAAGGATCAATACCTGCGCAAGCTGGAGGCCATGATGGTGGTGGCCGACAAAGACGAGCTGCTGATTGTAGCCGGCACTGGCGACGTACTGGAACCCGACTCCGACGTGGCCGCCATAGGCTCGGGCGCCATGTTTGCGCAGGCTGCTGCGCTGGCCCTCAAAAAGCACGCGCCGCACCTCACGGCCCGCCAGATGGTAGAAGAAGCCCTGCACATTGCGGCCGATATCTGCATCTACACCAACCACAACATCATCATCGAAGAGCCAAGCCAAACGGCCTAACGCTCATGACTGAGGACCTGATTTACTACAACTCGCGCTGGCGCCACGCGCTGCTCACGTTTGGTGGGCTTGCGTTTGTGGCCATGGGGGTTTGGTTGCTAGTAAAAACAGATAAATGGGGGTTGGGATTGGTCAGCATCCTGTTTTTTGGCGCGTGCGCGGCCGTTGGCATCTGGCAAATGGTCGATACGCGTCCGAGGCTGCGGATCACGGATGAAGGCATCCTGGATAGAACGCTGGGAGTAGGCCTCATCCGTTGGACCGACATTGCTGACGCTTATGTAAATGCCGTTAACCGTGAGCATTTCATCTGCCTGCACCTGCACAACGAGGAGGAATACGTTGGTCGGTTGTCGCCCTTGCGGCGTAAACTGGCAAACGCCAACCATGCGCTTGGCTTTACCACCATCTCCATAAACCTGAGCGGCGTAGACATTAACCCGGAGCAGCTCTTGGAGTACATCCTAAAGCAAAGCGCCGCGGCCCAGTTGCAGCGCCCCTTAACTTAAACCACTGCCCGTATCGGGTTTCTTTTGTTAGCAACCTAGGGGCAATAGCACGCAGTTCAGAATCGTCGATGTTGCGTATACCCGTTGAACGATTCCGGGCTTCATTTTGATTGTACACCGCACACCCTCTACTACCGAACTCTGACTCGATGAACGTAACCAACTTCCTCAAGCACCACTACCGCCACTTCAACGCTGCTGCCCTGATCGACGCAGCCGAAGGCTACAACAAGCACCTCGCCGAAGGTGGCAAGATGATGATTACCCTGGCCGGTGCCATGAGCACCGCCGAGATGGGCATTCAGCTGGCCGAACTCATTCGCCAGGATAAAGTGCATATCATCAGCTGCACGGGTGCCAACCTCGAGGAGGACATCTTTAACCTAGTAGCGCACGATTTCTACGAGCGTGTGCCCAACTACCGCGACCTTACGCCGGCCGACGAGCAAGCCCTGCTCGACCGCCACATGAACCGCGTAACGGATACTTGCATTCCGGAAGAGGAAGCCATGCGCCGCCTCGAGCACTCGGTGCTGAAGTTCTGGGAGAAGGCCGACAAAGCCGGCGAGCGGTACTTCCCGCACGAGTTCTTCTACCAAATCTTGAAGTCGGGCGAGCTGGAGCAGCACTACCAGATCGACCCCAAAGACTCGTGGATGCTGGCCGCTGCCGAGAAAAATCTGCCCATCATCTGCCCGGGCTGGGAAGACTCGACCCTAGGTAACATCTTCGCCGGTCACGTAATCTCGGGCGACATCAAGAACGTGCACACCGTACGCACCGGCATCGAGTACATGATGTACCTGGCCGAGTGGTACACCAAAAACGCGCAAGAGGAAAGTACCGTGGGCTTCTTCCAGATTGGCGGCGGCATTGCCGGCGACTTCCCGATTTGCGTGGTGCCGATGCTGCACCAGGACTTGCAGCGCACCGGCGTGCCGCTGTGGGGCTACTTCGCCCAAATCTCCGACTCGACCACCTCGTACGGCTCGTACTCGGGTGCCGTACCGAACGAAAAAATCACCTGGGGTAAGCTGGGCCAAGATACCCCGAAGTTCATCATCGAATCGGACGCTACCATTGTGGCGCCGCTGATCTTCGCGATGGTGTTGGGTCAGTAATTGGCTTAACTAGCAATAAAAAGCCCGCTGCGGAAGCTTCCGCAGCGGGCTTTTTTGTGGTGCTACTGTGATGACAGGATTCTGATAGGACAAGCAATTCACAAGACCTAGCTGACACAGAAGTTAGGATTCACAAACCATTGGTTTAAATCAGCTGCCCTACCAAGATAGGATGGCCTTAAAGCCTATCGAACCGGTGCCGCTTGCCCGGAGCGTGGTTTGGGAGCCGTTTTCTGCCGGAAGTCTTCGAGCAGGCTGGGGTCTTGGCGAATGAGCGAGAACATGATGGCTATTTGCACTAATATCAGGCTCACCACTAGCACCACGGTTTGCAGCACCACGGTGCCAATGCTGCGCACCCATTTATCCTCCGCAGGCATGCGGGCTGGCTCGAGCAGTTGGCGGAACACCCACGCAGAATAAGCCATGTAGGGCAACATGGTAAGCATCATCCAGGGCTGCAGCGCCGGAAAATAGCGTATCAGCAGCAGCAGCGGAATCATAAACACGGTAGAGATGATGGTGGTGGTGCCGGATACGAATGCCTGGCATAGCAGCATCTCTGCAAAGTTGAATTTTGAAGGCCGCAGCAGCCATACGGCCAGCGCCGCGTTGGCGGGCAGAATGATCAAGTAAATCAGCGTGGGGTACTTGGCATAGAGCTGCATGTAGCGCTCCATTATGAGTTGTATCAGCCGCGGCATTTCGGCTTGTTGGGCAGCTGGTACGGGGTTTATGCCCACTGCCGAGAGCAGCAGCATGCTCACGGCGGTAATCAGTAGCAAATAGGTGATGGGCCGGAAGTGCTGGGCCCGCCGGCCGGCCATGTACTCGTGCAGGGTGGCGCCGGGCCGCGTTAGCATCTGGCGTAGGGTGTAGCCAACGCCCTTGTCGACGTGCCAGATGGAGTGCGGCAGATCGTGAAACAGCAGCGAGCGGAGCGTAAAGCGGTGCGCGTGGTGGGCGTCTTGCCCGCAGTGCGCGCAGTACCGGTCGGCAAGCGCGGTGCCGCAATTCAGGCAAGCTGCATGGTGGGGCGGCGCCTCGGCGGGCGCAACGGCCGTGTGGTTGGGCGCAGCGGACAGGGTAGTGGTTGTGTGCATGCGGAAAGGTGCAGGGCTTAAGCATTGAATAATAGAAAATTACCCGAGACTTAAAAGCCTCGCCTAACGCGCGCCTAGGTGGTACGTAAGCAAATGAGCGTAACCACCCACAAGAGCGTGCTATATGAAAATAGTTATCCGCTGCTGCCGGGCCGTTGTGGCCGGCTTGCCGTTGCTGCTGACAGCCTGCGGCGACCAAAACACGAAGTCGCCGGTGCAAGCGCCCGGCGCCGAAAAATCGGTGAAAACCAAGGTGCTGGAGGCCGGCGCCGATGTGCTGCAAGGCAAGGCCCCGCTGCGCCAGCTCGACATGTACCTCGACGGCTTTCACTTTTACAGCGGCCGCATGAACGAGCAAATGGAGGCGCACCACTTCTGCCAAAAGCTTAACGAAGACGTAACGCAGTGCGTGATTTACGACGGTAACGGAGCAGGCGCAAAAATCATGGGCATCGAGTACATCGTGTCGCGGAGGTTGTTTGAGAAGCTGCCCACCGAAGAGAAAAAACTTTGGCACAGCCACAGCTACGAGGTGAAATCGGGCACGCTGGTGGCGCCGGGCATCCCCGCCGTGGCCGAGCACGAGCTGATGGAGCAAATCGTGAGCACTTACGGCAAAACCCTGCACACCTGGCACACCGATAAAGACAAGGAACTGCCCTACGGCGGCCCGCAGCTGATGATGGGTTTTACGAAGGATGGCCAGGCCGATACCGCCATGATTGGCCGCCGCGACCGGCGCCTAGGGGTTTCGAGCCAGGAAAACCGCCAACGGCGCGCCGACATACAAGCCCCGCCCGTGCTGCCCGGCGCCGATGCCTGGGAGAAAGGGGAGGTGCGGCAGTTCGGCATCAGCAACCAAGCCGGCAGCCACAACCACTAAGTAAAGAACGAAGCTCCCCTCCTCAGCTGAGGAGGGGACGCGGCGGTTTACCGCCGCTGGGGTGGTTGACAATCGTTGCTGACGCCCGCACCATCCGCCTGCCAGGCCTGCCACCCGCCCCACCTGCTTAAACCACCTAGGGCCCAAAGTACAAGCGCCTGCCCCAGCAATGGGGCAGGCGCTTGGTGTTGTAACCGACCTAGGGTTAGAAGCGGAACAGCGGTCGGGCCGGGTTCCAGATGCCCCACGGAATCATGAGCAGCACCAGCAGCAACGCAATGCCGAAGTAAATGGCGGCGCGGCGGTGCTTGGTTACGTCGTCGGCGGGCTTTTTGGAAAGCGAGCGGCCGATTTGGGCAAACACCACAGCCAAAATCATGGTGGTGATGTGCTCGACGCCCCAGAAACGGGCGGCGGGGTCTTTCATTACGGCGCCCATGCCGCCGGCGGCCTCCATGCCCTTCACGCCGAAGGGGCTCAGGGCAAAGTACAGAATCAGGCCCAGCAGTAGCTGTAGGTGCATCGAGCCGATAAAGGCAGCGCCCATGCCGTTGTCGGCGCCGGTGTAAGGTTTGCGGCCGAGCCAGCCCGACAGGGCACGGAACAGCGCTATCAAACCAAAAATCAGCACAAGCCAGCGCGACCAAGAGTGCAGCAGCAGTACGATGGAGTAGGCAGAGGTCATAGATAGCAAATTGGTGAGGCGGTAAAGGTAAGGAGGGTATTTGGTACTGGGTAGTTGGTATTGGGGAGATTGTATTGAGTACTGAGTACTCAGTATTTAGTACCGAGCAGTGGGTTGTGAGCACAGAAAAAAGGACAAACAAGGCCGCCTGAAACCTGCGCCCTAGGTCGGCCATAGACAGCTAACAGCTGACTGGCAACCGGCAACTAGCCTTCCAGCGGATACACTTCTTCCGGGATAAAAAGGTCGCCTTCTTGCCGCAAAATGGCGAGGTTGCTGATGCGTAGCTTGAGGTTGTAGGTTTGCTCGTTGAGGTACTGCAGCACGGGGCCTAGCAGCTCGGGCGTGGTATCGTGAAGGGCCAGCGAAATGTGGGGCAGCCACAGCTCGGGCGTGCTGAACTTGTCGGTGCGCAGGCACAGCGGCGCGGTGGCGCCCAGCAGGCGGGTGTGCAGGCGGTTGAGCTCCTCGGAGCGCAGCACCGGAATGTAGATAACCGGATTGGGCCCCGGAAACAGCCCCAGGCCCGTGGTGAAAGCCTCGAACGGGGCCGTGGTAGCGGCCACGTCCTCCAGCACGGCTTTCAGCGACTCGTGCTTGCTTACGCCGGCCAGCAGGTAGGTAATGTGCGGGTCGGGGGTGTCCTGCACGTCGTCGAGGCCGAACTCATCTTCCAGGCTCTGAATGATGCCGTTGATTAGCGAGGCGTTCTGCGGATTCAGCAGGGAAGTAATTGCTAGCATATGCCGGGCTTAAACTGCCGAAGGGCGCTGAAGGTTAAGGCCGGGATTGGCTTGTTGGCGCATTTGGGCGTTAAACTGCTCGCTTTGCCCGCGCGGAATGCTGAGGGTGTGCCACTCCTCGCCCCGGATTTGCTTGGCCAGCTGCACCAGCTGGCCGGTGTGGTAGGCGTAGTGGGTTATTTGCCGCTGCAAGGCACCTAGGGCGGTGTAGGGCTCTTGCCTGATGTACACGGTGCGCAGCCAATCGGCGGGGTGCTGCTCCAGGTGGTCGAGCACGGCCCACAACACCGGCCAGGCTTGCTGCCACTGCTGCTGCAAGTGCGCTACGGCCTGGGCCGACGTGGGCTCCTCAAACTCCTGGCCGCGGTGGCGGTCGGGCTTTTCGCCGTCGGCGGTCCAGAAATCGGTAAAGCGCGAGCGAAGGTTGCCCACGAGGTGCTGCACCAGCACGGCCGCGCTGTTCGACTCGGGCCCCGGGCGCCACAGCCACTGCTCGGGCGTAAGCTGCGCCAAAGCCTTATCGGCAAGTGCCTTGTACGACTGAAAGCTGTGGCGAACGGTGGCCAACAGGCCGGCCGCCAGCGCATCGGGAGCTGACATAAGCAATTGCAGTGGGGTGAGGGATAACGGCGCTAAGGTATACGGCCGCCGGGCAACGCCGCCCAACATCGGCCGCCGCCGCGGGTTTTTCGTTTACGCACTGCTCAACCGCTCCAAACGCCCATGCCAAAAGCGCCTGCCAACCACGCCCACACGGCGGCCAATGCCCAGCCGCGCCGCTTGCGGCGTTGGCTGTGGTGGGTAGGGGGCGTGCTGCTGCTGCTGCTAGGGCTGGTGGCCATCGGCCTGAACATGCTCGACCCTTGGCTGCGCCGGACGCTGCAAGAGCAAGTAGCCCGCAAAACCAACGGCCAGTACGAGCTGCGCATCGGGGCCCTGCGCACCAACTTGCGCCAAGGTTCGCTTACGCTGCGCAACGTGTGGGTGCGGCCCGCGGGCTGGCCAAACCATCAACCAAAAGCCGGGCAGCCAGCGCCTTGGCTGCTGCTCACCGTCGACCACGCCCGGGTGGGCGGCGTAAGCCTGGGCGCTTTGCTGAAGGGCGAACTGGTGGCCGTGGATACAGTGCTGATCGAAACCGTGCGGGCGCGGGTGCTTGGCACGCCCACCAACCCCGGCGGCAGCCAGCCCCTGCACGAGCAGTTGCCCAAGCGCGTGCCGGGCATCCGTATCGGGCTGTTTACGCTGCGCGATGTGCGCGTAGCTTCGGGGCAGCGCGGGCAGGAGCGCACCCAACTGCGGCAGGGCAACTTGGTGGCGCAGGATATCCTGATTAGCCGCGGCGGGGCTTCCGATACAACCCGCCTCGGTTACGCTGCGGCTTTTGAGCTGACGGCTAACGGCATGGCAATAAAAGCACCCGGGCACTACGTGCGCCTAGGTGCAGCGCGCTTCAGCAGCAGGCAGCGGGAGCTTCAGCTCGATTCGTTGCGGGTGGTGCCCGTGGCCGATAAGCAAGCAAAGCCGGGCAGCACGCAAGCCAATTTGTGGCTGCCAAAGGTGCGGCTGAGCGGGCTGCAGCCTAAGCTGTTGCCGCGCCGCGTGCTGCAAGCCGGTACGCTGCGCCTGGTGGCGATGCGCTTGCACTTGGCCGCCCCCGCTACGCCGCCCCCGCCGCTCCACAAAATGCTGGCGCCCTACCTGCGGCGGGTGCAGCTGGGCCATGTGCACCTAGGGCAAAGCCGGCTGCGCATCACGCGGGTATCGATGCAGCCCGAAGTGCGCGACTTGAATATCGTGGGCACCAACATCCGCATCGATTCGGTGGCGGCGCAGGATGCCCAGCGGGTGCTGTACGCCCGCAACTGGCAAGTGCGCACCGGCCGGGCCCAGCTCCGCCTCGATGCCCCTTACTACCGCCTCAGCACCGAGCACCTAGGGCTGAGTACCCGCGAGCGGCAACTGCGCATCACCGGCTTGCTTGTTCAGCCCACCATGGAACCCGACGCCATGGCCCGTCGCAAAGGCCACCAGGCTTCGCACCTCACGTTTCGGTTGCCCGAGTTGCGCGTGCGGGGCTTCGATTTTGGGGCCCTCGCGCGGCACAAAGCCGTGCTGATGCAGGAACTGGAGCTGCGCAACCCCCGCATGCACATCATCAGCAACTCCAAATACCCCATCAACCCCAACTTGTCGGTGGTAACGCCCGAGAACGTGGGCAAGCTGCCATTCCGGTTGGATGTGCGTACGCTGCGGGTGCGCAGCTTCGATATGCGCTTCACCTTCACGGGCAAGCGGGCGTTGCGGCCGGGGCATTTTACTATTACCCGCCTGAGCGGCGTGGGTACCAACATCAGCAACGACCCCAAACGCATGCGTGCCAGCAGCCCCGCCGTGCTGCAGGCCACGGCCTACCTAGGGGGCAAATGCCGCATGCAAGCCAAGGCCTGGCTGCCGCTGCTCGATGCCAACGGCACGCACCGCGTGGAGGGCACCTTTGCCCCGGCGGCGTTTGCGTTGCTGAACCCCGTAACCGAGCCCACCCGCTTTGCGCGCTTCGAGCGGGGGCAGTTGCACAGCCTGCGAGCCAAGTTGCTGGTAAACCGCCGCGAGGTAACCGGCACCATGTGGGCCCACTACTCCAACCTGAAGGTGGATTTGCTAAGCCGCCGCGGCGGCGGCCCCGATCGGCAGAAGCTGCTTACTAAAGTGGTATCGAAGGCGAGCAACGTGCTGGTGGTGCGCGACGACAACCCGCGCGGCAAAGGCAAGCCCCTGGAGCCCGGCAAAATTCGCTCCGACCGCAACTTGCACTACGGCGTGTTTTCGGTGTGGCTGCAGGGCCTCAATAGCGGCTTGCTCAACAGCGTAGGCGTGCCCAGCAAAATGGCCGAGGAGATTAGCGAAATGTAGCGTGGCTCGGCCCTAGGTGCCAAGCAGCTCAGCGGCTGGCAGCACCTAGGGGCAGAAAAAGCAAAGGCCCGGAACACGCGTTCCGGGCCTTTGGCTGGTTTGCAGTGGCGGCGCTT includes the following:
- a CDS encoding hotdog fold thioesterase; protein product: MLPASFPTLAELNAWCRNTMGETLGIELTAVGERMIEGRMPVDHRTHQPMGLLHGGASVALAETLGSIGAVLQVDRTRQACVGLEINANHLKGVRSGYVVGRAEAIHVGRSTQVWEIRIRHEETDALVCISRITMAVIDLPAAKAPQS
- a CDS encoding chorismate-binding protein; protein product: MSSHAVAETVAHATVRRLIALALRHGGSVALWRLPNATAPVLLLSLRPLHLSGLPPSLEPSAQAGFAFYPFQDSDTAEALLLPADAVLDLSAGQQLTLSHGLPAEAAAAVQRVLHDTTAPEELPWHVSPQPFPHTTDREAYEALVARGVAAIRAGEVTKVVSSRAARRPLPTGFDALGAFDALCRQHPRAFVSLVSAPQAGTWLGATPEILVEIDGAEFRTMALAGTQPITEEMTAQTAVWRQKDIEEQALVARYIVNCFKQLRLRDYDETGPRTVAAGNLLHLRTDFRVDLKRNRFPTLGTDMLRLLHPTSAVGGMPREAALSFLQRHEGYDRTYYSGFLGPVNLPTPGISRLFVNLRCMQLRPTEAILYAGTGLTAESDPSREWQETELKLRTVGSVLD
- a CDS encoding deoxyhypusine synthase family protein, producing the protein MNVTNFLKHHYRHFNAAALIDAAEGYNKHLAEGGKMMITLAGAMSTAEMGIQLAELIRQDKVHIISCTGANLEEDIFNLVAHDFYERVPNYRDLTPADEQALLDRHMNRVTDTCIPEEEAMRRLEHSVLKFWEKADKAGERYFPHEFFYQILKSGELEQHYQIDPKDSWMLAAAEKNLPIICPGWEDSTLGNIFAGHVISGDIKNVHTVRTGIEYMMYLAEWYTKNAQEESTVGFFQIGGGIAGDFPICVVPMLHQDLQRTGVPLWGYFAQISDSTTSYGSYSGAVPNEKITWGKLGQDTPKFIIESDATIVAPLIFAMVLGQ
- a CDS encoding STM3941 family protein gives rise to the protein MTEDLIYYNSRWRHALLTFGGLAFVAMGVWLLVKTDKWGLGLVSILFFGACAAVGIWQMVDTRPRLRITDEGILDRTLGVGLIRWTDIADAYVNAVNREHFICLHLHNEEEYVGRLSPLRRKLANANHALGFTTISINLSGVDINPEQLLEYILKQSAAAQLQRPLT
- a CDS encoding histidine phosphatase family protein codes for the protein MVKKIYLIRHGQTYFNVRGIVQGSGVDAPLNEQGVAQAAQFYNAYQHVPFDRVYISTLMRTRQSVQPFLDAGLPHEQHRALDEISWGNREGTRITPEEDIEYHGILKAWQRGETHLSFVGGESPDQVAARQRPFIEEVLRGRPHEETILVCMHGRAMRVLLCQLLNYPLSAMDLFDHRNLCLYQVHFTGSMFSVRSYMDTQHLG
- a CDS encoding pyruvate dehydrogenase complex dihydrolipoamide acetyltransferase produces the protein MAEIIKMPKMSDTMTEGVIAAWLKKVGDKVKSGDILAEVETDKATMELENYEDGTLLYIGPKEKEAVPVDGVLAIVGKEGEDISGLLSQIGGNGGAAAQPAPAPAPAPAAAPAPAPAPAPQAAAPAAAATATAKPAAGNGKKATVVRMPKMSDTMTEGVIASWLKKVGDKVKSGDILAEVETDKATMELENYEDGTLLYIGPKDGESVPVDGVLAIIGEEGADVDALLGGGSGGSQQQGFTPSAAGEAEQDDVRANSELEEAKTDRDIQARAEATGQSSGGAAVPAGSQGQATSQGTPQGGRLFVSPLAKRIAQEKGIDLSTVKGSGENGRIVSRDLENVQPGAQPQAAPAPQAVAAPAPAAQAAPAPAAAPAPAAPAAAEGTYTETQVSQMRKVIARRLAESKFSAPHFYLTMEISMDKAIEARQRLNELSPVKLSFNDMVIKASAVALKQHPTINSSWLGDKIRQNKVYNIGVAVAVEEGLLVPVIRNADQKGLSQIAAEVKDLAGKAKSKKLQPSEWEGNTFTISNLGMFGIEEFTAIINPPDACILAVGGIKQTPVVKDGQIVVGNIMKVTLSCDHRVVDGASGAAFLQTLKSLLEDPMRMLI
- the hslV gene encoding ATP-dependent protease subunit HslV, whose amino-acid sequence is MRIRSTTVLGVRHNGEIAVGADGQATMDKHVAKNNVRKIRQLHGGKVVTGFAGSTADAFTLLERFEEKLGQFGQNLKRAAIELAKDWRKDQYLRKLEAMMVVADKDELLIVAGTGDVLEPDSDVAAIGSGAMFAQAAALALKKHAPHLTARQMVEEALHIAADICIYTNHNIIIEEPSQTA